In Ostrinia nubilalis chromosome 10, ilOstNubi1.1, whole genome shotgun sequence, a single genomic region encodes these proteins:
- the LOC135075124 gene encoding acylphosphatase-1-like — protein MPFVYTKQNDKNVKLCLSDFIKLLSFPYFYNMATVNKKAGLTTADFEVFGKVQGVYFRKHTQRKATELGLKGWVMNTAQGTVIGQLQGPQGAIEDMKAWLQKVGSPKSKIEKAAFRNEGPINSCAFRTFEIRR, from the coding sequence ATGCCTTTTGTTTATACGAAACAAAATGACAAAAATGTGAAATTGTGTCtgtcggattttataaaattgcttAGCTTTCCGTATTTTTATAACATGGCCACCGTCAACAAGAAAGCGGGGCTTACGACCGCTGATTTCGAAGTGTTCGGCAAGGTGCAAGGTGTTTACTTTAGGAAACACACCCAAAGGAAGGCAACCGAACTTGGATTGAAAGGATGGGTAATGAATACAGCTCAAGGAACCGTTATTGGGCAACTGCAGGGTCCCCAAGGAGCTATCGAGGATATGAAGGCGTGGTTGCAAAAGGTGGGAAGTCCCAAGTCGAAGATCGAGAAAGCAGCGTTCCGTAATGAGGGACCTATCAACAGCTGTGCGTTTAGAACTTTCGAAATCCGCCGATAA